In one Arachis duranensis cultivar V14167 chromosome 9, aradu.V14167.gnm2.J7QH, whole genome shotgun sequence genomic region, the following are encoded:
- the LOC127741689 gene encoding uncharacterized protein At2g29880-like has protein sequence MAKKMASQGDTSIKDNLRWTEEMDVAFLDALIEECSKGNRVEGTFTTTAYDNVLATLKASFGNHLRKDNLKNRLKTLKDHFGVCYDLFHNLSGFSWNPETKLFTAESEVWADLIKARPDAKKWMRTPIKHYDKLYFIYGQDRATGNIAGSAKERNKSMAKMKETINLNEDEYQGFDCEWNDWQPTTHSTSFVAEKSPDLGNSNQSNGTQGNHRGSKRKAPMSGLFEADMERMSKGIQGLTDMLKDGNNYYDKSLDIASKQVLTAERQAETAEKQVMLAERQVLIAEEQIQVAKIQAQAVERGITFLEQSRARIYSENDVYNELKKLGVVKRSFGVATVFSVEMKEQNENFLVFPLKIATVHYMT, from the exons ATGGCAAAGAAGATGGCATCTCAAGGTGACACATCAATCAAAGACAATTTAAGATGGACTGAGGAAATGGATGTAGCTTTTCTTgatgctttgattgaggaatGTAGCAAAGGAAATAGAGTTGAGGGCACTTTTACAACAACTGCATATGACAACGTTCTTGCAACTCTAAAAGCTTCATTCGGGAACCATCTTCGTAAAGATAATCTTAAGAATAGactgaagactttgaaggatcACTTTGGAGTTTGTTACGATCTCTTTCATAACTTAAGTGGATTTTCATGGAACCCAGAAACCAAACTCTTTACCGCTGAATCTGAAGTTTGGGCGGATTTAATTAAG gCAAGACCAGATGCAAAAAAGTGGATGCGAACTCCCATCAAACATTATGataaattgtattttatatACGGTCAAGACAGAGCTACTGGAAATATTGCTGGAAGTgccaaagaaagaaataaaagtatgGCCAAGATGAAGGAAACAATTAATTTGAACGAAGATGAATACCAGGGGTTTGACTGTGAGTGGAATGATTGGCAACCTACTACTCATTCAACTAGCTTTGTTGCAGAGAAGAGTCCTGATTTAGGTAACTCAAACCAATCTAATGGAACACAAGGAAATCATAGAGGTTCTAAGCGTAAAGCACCAATGAGTGGTTTATTTGAAGCTGATATGGAACGAATGAGTAAAGGTATTCAAGGATTGACAGATATGTTGAAGGATGGGAATAATTACTATGATAAATCACTTGACATTGCTTCGAAGCAAGTGTTAACAGCTGAAAGGCAAGCTGAAACAGCTGAGAAACAAGTTATGCTAGCAGAAAGACAAGTTTTGATAGCTGAAGAACAAATTCAAGTTGCCAAGATCCAAGCTCAAGCTGTTGAGAGAGGAATTACATTCCTAGAACAAAGTAGAGCTCGAATTTACTCTGAAAATGATGTGTATAACGAGTTAAAGAAATTGGGTGTTGTCAAGAGATCTTTTGGAGTTGCTACCGTTTTCTCTGTAGAGATGAAAGAGCAAAACGAGAATTTTTTGGTGTTCCCTTTGAAGATCGCCACGGTGCATTATATGACTTAA